From the genome of Altererythrobacter sp. BO-6:
TCCTCGACCAGGCCGGCGAGCGCAAGGCTGCTCATGCGCACGGCATAGACGGTCAGGAACAGGAAGCGGCTCTCGCTGTCCAGCAGCTTGCGGCAATCTGCCAGCAGGCCCGGCAGCCCCTCTTCCAATCGCCAGGTTTCATTGTTCGGCCCGCGCCCGAATTTCGGCGGGTCGAGGATGACCCCGTCATAGCGCCGGGCGCGCCGCACTTCGCGTGCGGTAAACTTGGCCGCGTCGTCAACCAGCCAGCGGATCGGCGCTTCTTCCATTCCCGATAGCGCCGCATTCTCGCGTGCCTGCGCCACCGATTTCTTGCTGGCATCGACATGGGTTACCTTGCCATGGCGGCTGAGTGCGAGCGAGCCAACACCGGTATAACCGAACAGGTTCAATGTCTCGGCGTCGTCACACCCGGACAGTTGCGCGCGCATCCAGTCCCACACCGGCGCCATGTCAGGGAAGAATTGCAGATGGCGGAAGGGCGTCGGCTGTGCGGTAAAATTCACTTCGTTCCAGCTGACCGGCCAGCCCGCTTGGGGCAGCGAGGGATCAAGCTGCCAGCGCCCGCCGCCATCCTCGTCCGAGCCCGGAATGAATTCGCCCATCGCGGGCCAATCGGCCAGGCGCGGCGTCCACATCGCCTGCGGTTCTGGCCGGATGAACGCATGCGGGCCAAAGCTCTCGAATTTGCGCCCATGCCCGCTGTCGAGCAGGCGATAGCCGCCTTCCCAGCCCTCGCCCACCATCAGCAACGGATCGCGGACGAGCTTGGCCATCAGGCAGCAGGGCTCGCATGCTGGCTGACGAAGTCGCGCACCGCGTCATATTCACCGGTCAACTCAGTGTAGGATTCCTCGCGGGCGAACAGGTCACCGATCCGCGCGGGTAATGCCGGGCGCAGGCCCGTCGCACGTTCGACTGCTTCCGGGAATTTCGCCGGATGGGCGGTAGCGAGCGTGACGATCGGGATTGCGGCGTCAAGCTGGCTCGCGCGTGCGGCATGCAGGCCCACGGCGGTATGCGGGTCGATCACTTCGCCGGCATGCTCGTACGCCCAGCGCAGCGCCTGCAGCACCTGCTCCTGATCGGCGCGGGCGCTGGTGAACAGCGCGGCTGCGCCTTCGCGCTGCGCATTGGTGAGGCGCATCGCCTTGCTGGCTTCGAAGCCGCGCATCTGATCCGCCATCGCGGCGCCGTCTCGCCCGCCAACATCGAACAGCAATCGTTCGAAATTGGAAGAGACCTGGATATCCATCGAAGGGGTGGCGGTGGGCGTGACCGTACCGGCGGAATAGTCGCCTTCGGACAGGGCGCGGTGAAGGATGTCGTTGACATTGGTGGCGACGATCAGCTGCGCCACCGGCAGGCCCATCTGCGCCGCGACATATCCTGCGAAGACGTCGCCAAAATTGCCGGTCGGCACGCTGAAAGCGACCGGGCGGTGCGGAGCGCCCAGCTGCAATGCACAGGCGAAGTAATAGACCACCTGCGCCATCAACCGCGCCCAGTTGATCGAATTGACCGCGCCGATGTTGAACCGGCTGGTCATTTGGGCATCGCCGAACATGCGCTTCACCATCGCCTGGGCATCGTCGAAGCTGCCATCGATCGCGATATTGTGGACGTTGGGCGCGCGCACCGTGGTCATCTGCCGGCGCTGGACGTCGCTCACCCGCCCCTTGGGATGGAGCATGAAGATGTCGACGCCTTCGCGTCCAGCCACCGCATCGATCGCAGCCGAGCCGGTGTCACCGCTGGTCGCCCCAACGATGGTGAGGTTTGACTTGCGGCGGCTGAGGAAGGTTTCAAACAGCAAGCCCAGCAGTTGCAGCGCGACATCCTTGAACGCGAGCGTAGGCCCGTGAAACAGCTCGAGCAGCCATTGCCGCTCATCCAGCTGGACCAGCGGCGTCACCGCATCATGCGCGAAGCGGCCATAGGCCTGGCGGCACAGCGTGCGCAGTTCGTCCTCGGTCAGGGAACCTTCGACAAACGGCAGCATCACCCTTGTCGCCAGCTCGGCATAGGGCAGCCCTGCCATGGCGGCGATTTCCGCCTCGCTGAACCGCGGCCATTCGGTCGGCAGGTAAAGCCCGCCATCGCTGGCCAGGCCTGCCAGCGTGACCCCTTCGAAATCGAGCGCCGCTGCGCTGCCCCTGGTCGAGATATATTGCATTGCGGAACGGCGGTTAGACGCGCGCGCGGGCGAGAGCAAGAAAGAGCGGCTTTGCGGGCTTCAATCTTGCCCTTTGATGCGCTTGCGGATCGCCAGCCAGTAGATCACCAGCGCGGTCAGCGCGAAGAAGAACCACTGCCCGGCATAGGCGAGGTGGTTATTGGGCAGGTCGCGCGGATCGGGTTTGGCGAGCGGCTTGAGCCCCGCAAGTGGCGGGTCGGCCTGTACGCGCGCTCCATCGGCACCGCCCGGCGTGATCAAGCCTGCGACGGGGCCGCCCTGGAAATCAGGGAAATCGGGCCGGTCAGACCAGCCCAGCTTCACGTCCGCCGGCCCCCTCCCCGTTTCGCATCGCACGATCTGGGCGAAGCCCGAACGGCCATTTTCGGCGCGTCCCGAGATGGCTTCGCGGGACAGGACTTTCGTGCAGTCGAACGCAGTCGGGTGGAACAGATTACTTTCGAGTGCGGCGCCGCTATCGGAGGGAAAAGGCCGGAGTTCATTGCTGGAGAGCGCTTGTTCGTATTTCGCGATCAGCGCCGCCTTCTCCTCCGCACGGCCAAGCTGCCAGATGCCGAGCGCAACCATGGTCGCGGCCGCTGCCAGCACCACGATCGTCGGGATAATCGGTATCGAGCGCGTCTTCGCCATGGCTCAGTCTTCTCCTTGACGGGCTGCGTTGTCGCCTGCTTGCCATGCCGATTGCCCCGCTGGCGTTGCGGCTTCCCCCTGTTCCATCGCGGTTGCGACAACGAAAAGCGTTTCGCCCATGACCATCGACCCCATTAACAGCCGCATGGCGCCCCATATCGGGAGAGTCAGCAGGCGCCGCAAGGGTGAGGCAAAGGACGCTCCGGTTAAAATTTCCCGGCATTCGAAGCCGCATTCGGCCAGCATCATCGGCAAGTGGCTGGCAAGGATCGGGCTGATGTGGCGCTGCGACCGATAGCTGCGCTCACCGAAGCCCCATAGTTCGCCGGTCAGGGCAAACTTGATCCGCGCCTCGAAGAACTGGATATTCGGAGTAGAGATCACCAGCGCCCCGCCCGGGGCAAGCAGCTGGTGGCACTGGCGCAGGAACGCGCGCGGATTGTCGAGGTGCTCGATCACTTCGGAGGCTGTAATGCAAGCAAATGGCGGGCCCCCGATTTCGTCGGCGAAGGCCCCGTTGAAGTCGCATTCCCAGAATGCGTCGACTTCCTCCGCGATGTGGCGCGACAAATCCGCACCGCTCAGGCGCAAATAGCCTGCATCCCTAAGCCGGGCGATCAAGGCTCCGGTATAGGCACCCAGATCTAGAATGCGCCCGGCGATATCGACATGGCGCGAAACAAGTTCGGCTATCCTTGCGTGCGTTCCCGGGGCGGCGGCAACTGGATGCGGGCCATAGGTCTCGATCGGCCGCCGCAGCAGGCTCACAAGTCTGGGCCTTCCTGATCTTGGCCTGCTTTCTCGTCGCTGCCTGAGGCCGCAATCGCCTCACCCGCCTTGTTGCGATATTCCGCCGCCAGAAGGGCCGCCTTCGAAACGCGCAAGCCGCCCACGACTGCCCCAACGGTCAGCGGGATCCAGATCAGCGCATGGACCCAGAACGGCGGGCTGGCAGCCACATCCAGCCAGATCGCCAGCGCGACCATCACCGCGCCGATAATCAACGTCAGGAAACCGGCAGGCCCATCGCCGACATTGAAGCGGTTGTAATCGAGCCCGCACACACGGCACCGGCTGGCGAACTGGATCACTCCCGCGAACAGCGTCTTGGCGCCGCATTGCGGGCACAAACCGAAAAGGGCAGCCTGGCGCCATGAAATCGCTGCGCCGGGCTGCCCCTTTGGTTGGTCGGGACTTGCGTCCCGGTGCATTAGTGAACCGGAGCGCCCCAGCCGCCCCAGATGTAGACGGCAACGAACAGGAACAGCCACACCACATCGACAAAGTGCCAGTACCATGCAGCCGCTTCAAACCCGAAGTGCTGGCGCGGGGTGAAGTGCCCGGCATAGGCCCGCACCAGGCAGACGATCAGGAAGATCGTGCCGATCAGCACGTGGAAGCCGTGGAACCCGGTCGCCATGTAAAAGGCCGAGCTATAGGTGTTGGTGCCGAAAGCGAAGGGCGCGATCGAATATTCATAAACCTGGATCGCCGTGAACAGTGCGCCCAGCAGGATGGTGGCCCACAGGCCTTGCTTCAGCCCTTCGCGGTCACCATGGATCAGCGCATGGTGCGCCCAGGTAACCGTGGTGCCCGAACACAGCAGGATCAGCGTGTTCAGCAGCGGAAGCTGGAAGGCGTTGAGCACTTCAATACCCGCAGCCGGGAATGTGCGTGCAGCCGCCTCGCCATCCTGGCCGAACAGGCTCGTAACCAGCCCGTCTTCAGCCACCGTGATCGGCGCCGGGAACAGGGCGAAGTCGAAGAACGCCCAGAACCAGCCGACGAAGAACATCACTTCCGAAGCGATGAACAGGATCATGCCGTAGCGCATGTGCAGTTGCACCACCGGGGTATGATCGCCGCCCTGGGCTTCCTTCACGATGTTGCTGAACCAGCTGAAGAAGGTCGCAATCAGGCCGGCAATGCCAAGACCCAGCACGATCTTGCCTGCACCGCCAAAGGTCTCGGGATGCATGAACAGCACCATGCCGGTAGTGAAGGTCAGCGCCGAAATCGAGCCGATCAGCGGCCAGATATCCGGTTCAAGGATGTGGTAATCGTGGTTCTTGGTTCCAGCCATGAGATTTTCCCGTCTGTCGGCTCTTATCTGATTGGTCCCGTCCTTAGATTGGCTCTGCGGACGGGTCCAGAGTGTTACAATTCCGGTTCCGCAGCCGCATTGAGCGACTTGTGGAAAGTGTAGCTCAAGGTGATCTGTTCGACCCCCTTCATGTTCTCGTCTTCCAGCGCAGCCGGATCGATGAAGTAGAGCACCGGCATGTGCACTTCCTCGCCTGGCTGCAGCGTCTGCTCGGTAAAGCAGAAGCACTGGATCTTGTTGAAATAGCGGCCCGCCTGCTCCGGCTCGACATTGAAGGTCGCGGTACCGGTGATCGGAACGCTGGAATTGTTCCGCGCGACATAGGTCGCCATGTCGCGCACGCCGATCTGCACGGTGTCGGTGGTCTGGTCAGGGCGGAACGTCCACGGCACGTCGCGCGCGACCGAACCGTCAAAGCGGATCGAAATGGTCTTGCCTGCAGCCATCCCAAGCTGCTCCGCACGCTGCGCCTCGGCTTCGCTCGCAACCTGGGTGGTCCCGCCAAATCCGGTGACGCGGCAGAACAGGTCATACAGCGGCACGGCGGCATAGCCGAGCCCCAGCATCGCCAGCGCGCCCATAAAGGCATAGATGCCGGTCTTGAGGTTCTTCTGTTCGAGCGATTGGGCGGCGGAATTCATCTATCCGTCTCCGATCCTGACGATGGTGATTGCGTAGAACAGCACCACCATGAACAGCAGCAAGCCGCCAAGCACCAGATTTCGGCTCTTCTGGCGGCGGCGGAATTCGGCTTCATCTTCAGGTGTCATGCGATCCACCCCTGCTGGCGCGCAAGAGCGTCAACCACCAGCGCTGCAAACAGCGCGAAGAGATAGAGGATGCTGTAAGCGAACAGCGTTTTTTCCGGCTTCATCTTGTCGCCTTCAACCGAAGTGCGGAACGCAACCGGAAATGACAGCGCAAGGAATGCCAGCGTCAGCGCCAGCGCGGTAAGCCCGTAGATCGCGCCAGTGCCGCCGATCAGCCATGGCGCAACCGCAATCGGCACAAGCAGAATGGAGTAGGCCAGGATCTGGCGGCGGGTGGCGCGCTCGCCCGCAACAACCGGCATCATCGGGATTCCTGACCTTGGCGTAATCGGACTTCACAAACAGCGCCAGCGCCCAGAAATGCGGCGGGGTCCAGAAGAATATGATCGCAAACAAAAGCACCGGCATCAAGGTGACGTCGCCGGTCACTGCGACCCAGCCGATCATCGGCGGGAATGCGCCCGCGCCGCCGCCAATCACGATGTTCTGCGGCGTACGCGGCTTCAGCCACATGGTGTAGATCACCGCGTAATAGACGATCGCCACCGCCAGGATGCTTGCCGCGAGCCAACCCACGCCAAGCCCCATGATGATCACCGATGCGACCGAGAGCGCGATACCGAAGTCGCGTGCGTCGGTCGGGTTCATGCGTCCTGCCGGAAGCGGCCGGTTCGCAGTCCGCTTCATGCCTGCATCAATCTCCGCTTCCCACCACTGGTTGATGACGGCGGAACCGCCAGCGCCCATGGCAATGCACAGGATTGCGGTGAAGCCGATCACGGGATGGATCGAGCCCGGCGCTGCCAGCAATCCGCACAGGCCGGTGAAGATCACCAGCCGCATCACGCCCGGCTTGGTCAGCGCGAGGAAATCGCGCCAATCGGCCGGCATGGTGGTTGCAGTTG
Proteins encoded in this window:
- a CDS encoding class I SAM-dependent methyltransferase, with the protein product MAKLVRDPLLMVGEGWEGGYRLLDSGHGRKFESFGPHAFIRPEPQAMWTPRLADWPAMGEFIPGSDEDGGGRWQLDPSLPQAGWPVSWNEVNFTAQPTPFRHLQFFPDMAPVWDWMRAQLSGCDDAETLNLFGYTGVGSLALSRHGKVTHVDASKKSVAQARENAALSGMEEAPIRWLVDDAAKFTAREVRRARRYDGVILDPPKFGRGPNNETWRLEEGLPGLLADCRKLLDSESRFLFLTVYAVRMSSLALAGLVEELFRDLPGTIEHGDLAVQETGEGARLLPTAIFARWSNSG
- the thrC gene encoding threonine synthase; translation: MQYISTRGSAAALDFEGVTLAGLASDGGLYLPTEWPRFSEAEIAAMAGLPYAELATRVMLPFVEGSLTEDELRTLCRQAYGRFAHDAVTPLVQLDERQWLLELFHGPTLAFKDVALQLLGLLFETFLSRRKSNLTIVGATSGDTGSAAIDAVAGREGVDIFMLHPKGRVSDVQRRQMTTVRAPNVHNIAIDGSFDDAQAMVKRMFGDAQMTSRFNIGAVNSINWARLMAQVVYYFACALQLGAPHRPVAFSVPTGNFGDVFAGYVAAQMGLPVAQLIVATNVNDILHRALSEGDYSAGTVTPTATPSMDIQVSSNFERLLFDVGGRDGAAMADQMRGFEASKAMRLTNAQREGAAALFTSARADQEQVLQALRWAYEHAGEVIDPHTAVGLHAARASQLDAAIPIVTLATAHPAKFPEAVERATGLRPALPARIGDLFAREESYTELTGEYDAVRDFVSQHASPAA
- a CDS encoding SURF1 family protein: MAKTRSIPIIPTIVVLAAAATMVALGIWQLGRAEEKAALIAKYEQALSSNELRPFPSDSGAALESNLFHPTAFDCTKVLSREAISGRAENGRSGFAQIVRCETGRGPADVKLGWSDRPDFPDFQGGPVAGLITPGGADGARVQADPPLAGLKPLAKPDPRDLPNNHLAYAGQWFFFALTALVIYWLAIRKRIKGQD
- a CDS encoding class I SAM-dependent methyltransferase, with the translated sequence MSLLRRPIETYGPHPVAAAPGTHARIAELVSRHVDIAGRILDLGAYTGALIARLRDAGYLRLSGADLSRHIAEEVDAFWECDFNGAFADEIGGPPFACITASEVIEHLDNPRAFLRQCHQLLAPGGALVISTPNIQFFEARIKFALTGELWGFGERSYRSQRHISPILASHLPMMLAECGFECREILTGASFASPLRRLLTLPIWGAMRLLMGSMVMGETLFVVATAMEQGEAATPAGQSAWQAGDNAARQGED
- a CDS encoding DUF983 domain-containing protein; translation: MHRDASPDQPKGQPGAAISWRQAALFGLCPQCGAKTLFAGVIQFASRCRVCGLDYNRFNVGDGPAGFLTLIIGAVMVALAIWLDVAASPPFWVHALIWIPLTVGAVVGGLRVSKAALLAAEYRNKAGEAIAASGSDEKAGQDQEGPDL
- a CDS encoding cytochrome c oxidase subunit 3 — its product is MAGTKNHDYHILEPDIWPLIGSISALTFTTGMVLFMHPETFGGAGKIVLGLGIAGLIATFFSWFSNIVKEAQGGDHTPVVQLHMRYGMILFIASEVMFFVGWFWAFFDFALFPAPITVAEDGLVTSLFGQDGEAAARTFPAAGIEVLNAFQLPLLNTLILLCSGTTVTWAHHALIHGDREGLKQGLWATILLGALFTAIQVYEYSIAPFAFGTNTYSSAFYMATGFHGFHVLIGTIFLIVCLVRAYAGHFTPRQHFGFEAAAWYWHFVDVVWLFLFVAVYIWGGWGAPVH
- a CDS encoding cytochrome c oxidase assembly protein, producing MNSAAQSLEQKNLKTGIYAFMGALAMLGLGYAAVPLYDLFCRVTGFGGTTQVASEAEAQRAEQLGMAAGKTISIRFDGSVARDVPWTFRPDQTTDTVQIGVRDMATYVARNNSSVPITGTATFNVEPEQAGRYFNKIQCFCFTEQTLQPGEEVHMPVLYFIDPAALEDENMKGVEQITLSYTFHKSLNAAAEPEL